The Candidatus Eremiobacteraceae bacterium nucleotide sequence ACGTAGGCGTCGAGAATTCGCCCGAAGTCGCGTCTGAACGTTTCGACGAAGGTTTCGCGTGAACGATAACGTGGATCCGACAAATAATCTTTCAAGTCGCTTTCGAAGGGGTTCCCCAAGAGGAACGTCGTGGCGCGCAGGGCGGCGAGCGCGACAATCGCGATGGCGAACGCTCCGGCGCTCGTCGCCAGGAACTCGAGCAACGATTGTGGTCCACCGGAAAATGCTTTCGCTACCAGGTGGCCGGACAGGAGCGTGGCGATGAATTGTGGCCCCTGCGTCCAGAGGGCGTACGCTTCGACGAAGAGCGCCGTGACGAAGACTGCGATCGAGACCAAGAACGCTCCCAAGCGCGGAAGCGCGCGCCAGAAGTCGTAGCGCATGAAGAAGAGCCGGACGTTCGCTGCAATTCGCCGACCGACATCGAGGTCATTTGCGAGTTCGCGCATCAGCTGGAGGGCGAAGCTTGCCCAAAACGATTCGCCGACGCCGTGCAACCATGGGTCGAACCATGCGGTCCGACGACCGGAGCGCTTGAGAGCGTCGCGGAGCTGCACGGCGAACGACGACTTGCCCGAGCCCCAGCGGCCCTCCAACGACAGCGTCAACGGTGCCTTCGTTTCCGGCGCCGAGAGAAATTCGGCCACAGCCTGGACGTATGGGCTGAACCCGAGCGCGTCGGTCGTCGCGACGGCGTCGCCCACGGCGGCCGCCCGGTTTCGCCTGGTCGTATCGCGGTTCAACGGTAAATACCAAGAGAACGTGCTTCGCGCTTCGTGAACGTCGCCTCCAAGGACACATCCGGCGGCGATAGAACGGTTTCCCGTCATGTCAGGCGGCGGTTTTGAATCAAACGACGGATCGGGCGAGGTCAACTGCGACATCGTCGCGGACTTCGTCTTGCAGAATCCGGACGTCAGTGTCCTCAGACGCCTCAAGCAAGGGGACGATCTTCGCGTCACCCTCATAGGTTCGTCCCCGGTCGTCGTTTCCGGAAAAGACGTGGTCGGCAGCTTGCTCATAGCCGAGGCGGCGGCGCTCATCCGCTGCATCCGCGAGGGCCACGCATATCGCGCGCTCATCACCGCCATCGACGTGCGAAAATCCGAGTGCCACGTACAGATACGACCGCGCTGACGATCGTCGGCGGAGCATACCGCGAGGTGTGCATGCGTCCGCAGCGCGACACGTTGATGGGATCCGGAGTCCGTGCGGCGGGCGTCATGCGCTTCTCGGACGACGTGCGCGTCACGCTTCGCACGCGCGCGAAGCGTAAAGACGAAGAAACCATCCGGAAGAAGATCGGCAATGCCGCGCTCGCGCGCGAAGACACCGCCCAGACGATTGCCTTCGACTACGTGACGCCCCTAAGCGTGCCGGTCATATCACCGCGGGTCGACACGATTGACTCCGTGCCGGTGCGCGTCGAGGCCGGGAACGCGCTCGTGTTCGGCATGCTTGACTGCGACGTCAATGTGCAGGCCGATCGGGTCGTGTTCGATCCGCAATCTCCTGCAGCCCCGAAGTTCTTTAAGGCGAACGGTAGTCGGGCGCGTGAGCTGGTCGTTGTCCTAAACGAAGCCGAAGCGCGGCGGTTGGCCGGCGAGAACGATCTGGAGGCGGCAGCGAAAATGATTCTGTCGAAAGACGATGCTGCCGCGGTCGTGGTCAAACGTGGATTCAGAGGTGCGGACGTCTATGTTTCAGGAGGCGCTTGCCACCACGTTTCTGCGTTCGAGACCGCGATGGTCTTTCCAATCGGCTCAGGAGACGTATTCAGCGCAGCCTTGGCGTACCAGAGCTTGGTCAAGGGTTCGGATCTGGTCCGTTCAGTCGAGTTTGCGGCGCGCACGGTCGCCAAATATTTCGACAACGGCGGTTTTCTGGACATTGCCATCGACGAAATGTCGGAACACAAGCCGCTTGAATTTCGCGGTGGAATCGTCTACCTCGCGGGCCCGTTTTTCTCGGTGCCGGAAGAGTGGATGGTTTCCGAAGTGCGGCGGTGGTTGATGGGATCAGGCCTCGAAGTAAAGTCGCCCTTGCATGACGTGGGGCGCGGCGGCGACGAAGTCGCGGCGAAGGACCTCGCCATGCTCGATGAATGCGATCGCGTCTTCGCCATCCTCGACAACATCGATCCCGGAACCGTTTATGAAATTGGATACGCGCAGAAGGCTGGAATACCCGTCGTCGGCGTTTACACTGCCGGGAAGCCCGGCGACAGGTCGAGCCGGCTCGAGACCCCCGACGAAAGGCTAAAGATGGTCGTCGGCGACGCGAAGAATACGTACGTGTACGCCGACCTGGCGGCGGCGCTCGCCAAGGTGTGTTGTGTCTCCAAGGCCTGACGGCGCCGTGCTCTTGTTGTCGGGCGGGATCGATTCGAGTGCGCTGGCCGTTTGGAAGCGCCCGAAGCTGGCGTTGACCGTCGACTATGGACAAAGATGCTTCCCGGGTGAACTGAGGGCAGCTCGGCAAGTAGCGGCGTTCCTGGGCCTGGAGCACGAGGTCGTGCGTTCGGATATGGCCAGGTTCGGTTCGGGCGACATGGACGGCTCCCCGCCGGCCGAGTGCGCGCCGGTGAACGAATGGTGGCCGTTTCGCAATCAGCTCCTCATCACGATGGCGGCCGTCGTCGCAATCAAACGCGCGTGCTCCGAAGTGATGATTGGATGCGTCGACGGCGACGGCAGGCACGTCGACGGATCGCCGCCGTTCATCGAGGCAATCGACGGTTTGGTCGGCATGCAGGAAGGACAAGTCCGCGTGACCGCGCCGAGCATCGGGCTCTCCACCCTTGAGTTGCTGAAAGCGTCGCGCCCGCCCAATAACGTATTGCGGGCAATGTTTTCCTGTCACAGGGCCGAGTATGCGTGCGGCGTTTGCGCGGGCTGCAGAAAGGCGATCGCGACGCTGACCTCATTCGAAAGCCTTGGCTCGCCCGCATAGGGAACCTGCGCCGCGCAGCGACAGGCGCGACCCGGTCGCAACCAAGACGTCGCATTGCGCGCGACGTTTGATTGGCCCGATCGGCGTCGACCCGATCGACTTCTTCGACGTGTTGCACGGTCGGAACTCGTCGCCGCCGTCGCGCGCGTTGACCCACCGAGCCCTTTCGCTCTTGTTGTGGCACGCTGCGGCGATTACGCACACCGGCGCCGACGCCGCGGGGCGCCCCGTGCGCCGGCGAGCCGCTGCTTCAGCAGGCGGAATCCATCCGATTGACATCTACGTCGAAGACGATGTCAACGTTGTAATGCGCTACGATCCTCTGCGCCACTGCCTGGGGCTCGTGCCGGGACTCTCGCGCCGGGAGTGGAGACGAAGGCGAGCCGAAGTCGCGCGGGCCATGCGCGGCAAGGGCGGCACGATGATGCTCTTGGTCGCAGATGCCGCAGCGGTCGCGGCTAGGTAT carries:
- a CDS encoding PfkB family carbohydrate kinase, translated to MRPQRDTLMGSGVRAAGVMRFSDDVRVTLRTRAKRKDEETIRKKIGNAALAREDTAQTIAFDYVTPLSVPVISPRVDTIDSVPVRVEAGNALVFGMLDCDVNVQADRVVFDPQSPAAPKFFKANGSRARELVVVLNEAEARRLAGENDLEAAAKMILSKDDAAAVVVKRGFRGADVYVSGGACHHVSAFETAMVFPIGSGDVFSAALAYQSLVKGSDLVRSVEFAARTVAKYFDNGGFLDIAIDEMSEHKPLEFRGGIVYLAGPFFSVPEEWMVSEVRRWLMGSGLEVKSPLHDVGRGGDEVAAKDLAMLDECDRVFAILDNIDPGTVYEIGYAQKAGIPVVGVYTAGKPGDRSSRLETPDERLKMVVGDAKNTYVYADLAAALAKVCCVSKA
- a CDS encoding 7-cyano-7-deazaguanine synthase, which gives rise to MLLLSGGIDSSALAVWKRPKLALTVDYGQRCFPGELRAARQVAAFLGLEHEVVRSDMARFGSGDMDGSPPAECAPVNEWWPFRNQLLITMAAVVAIKRACSEVMIGCVDGDGRHVDGSPPFIEAIDGLVGMQEGQVRVTAPSIGLSTLELLKASRPPNNVLRAMFSCHRAEYACGVCAGCRKAIATLTSFESLGSPA